Proteins found in one Pyrus communis chromosome 15, drPyrComm1.1, whole genome shotgun sequence genomic segment:
- the LOC137718301 gene encoding uncharacterized protein yields the protein MIKTLNPYTNTEKTAEIMSRYRPIAPKPVSPSNPAGESPSMSQKIRDSPYLRNLWPQLQARPTRTRKRGRSALSPTTFKRQRSHHMLGFSTPCHVQSPVKNPRLDGFARVLPKLPIPTSLDAANNSTGLMTLPLLPHIPPASVPIVTNPAVVPPEFELIKPCGGEELIDLNTVAAEIPEEKDLLKQLQENSPAPPPASTNVITPQPIRPVGSSISVGCISADPSLTLAAQVPKKPEDVEEEMESEALPAIISDSHNKVRMANSAYKEMVGQPECPWLDAMVAGGDGRFGGKRISGEVSLQLSDSGVPVSSNGFSCWVRIEWGKDMNKHAINTFCDVMKLSCESKDYLFEWRFHTRSREGCQSSSSSA from the coding sequence ATGATCAAGACATTGAACCCCTACACCAACACGGAGAAAACCGCTGAGATTATGTCCAGGTACAGGCCCATAGCGCCAAAACCTGTGTCCCCATCAAACCCAGCAGGCGAAAGCCCGTCCATGTCTCAGAAAATCAGGGACTCTCCTTACCTTAGGAACCTCTGGCCGCAGTTGCAGGCCAGACCCACCAGGACTCGAAAGCGGGGTCGATCAGCTCTCTCTCCGACCACCTTTAAGAGGCAGAGGAGTCATCACATGCTAGGCTTTTCCACTCCTTGTCATGTGCAATCTCCGGTGAAAAATCCGAGATTGGACGGTTTTGCTCGTGTGCTTCCGAAGCTTCCCATTCCGACCAGCCTCGATGCCGCCAACAACTCCACCGGTTTGATGACTCTGCCTCTTCTGCCACATATCCCTCCTGCGTCGGTCCCCATTGTCACAAACCCAGCAGTGGTGCCGCCAGAGTTCGAATTGATCAAACCCTGCGGAGGAGAGGAACTGATTGATTTGAACACCGTGGCAGCTGAAATCCCAGAGGAAAAAGATCTGCTCAAGCAACTACAGGAGAATTCCCCCGCACCTCCACCAGCATCCACCAATGTCATAACGCCGCAGCCAATTCGACCGGTGGGTTCCAGCATAAGCGTTGGATGCATCAGCGCAGACCCGAGCTTAACTCTGGCAGCGCAAGTTCCTAAGAAACCAGAGGACGTCGAGGAGGAGATGGAGTCTGAAGCCCTGCCAGCAATCATATCAGACTCGCACAACAAAGTGAGGATGGCGAACTCTGCCTACAAGGAAATGGTGGGCCAGCCAGAGTGTCCATGGCTCGACGCCATGGTGGCCGGAGGCGACGGGCGGTTTGGAGGCAAGAGGATCAGCGGGGAGGTCAGTCTGCAGCTTTCTGATTCCGGAGTGCCCGTTTCCTCAAACGGGTTCTCCTGCTGGGTGAGGATTGAGTGGGGGAAAGACATGAACAAGCACGCGATCAACACGTTCTGCGACGTGATGAAGCTGTCCTGTGAGTCCAAGGACTACCTCTTTGAATGGAGGTTCCACACCCGCAGCAGAGAGGGTTGTCAGTCCTCCAGCTCCAGTGCTTGA
- the LOC137718302 gene encoding NADH dehydrogenase [ubiquinone] iron-sulfur protein 4, mitochondrial-like, whose protein sequence is MARSLRQGFNIARAHVLSRPRWASSQSSEALVEVNAPDFGMISGIPEQHLRRRVIIYSPARTASQQGSGKVGRWKINFLSTQKWENPLMGWTSTGDPYANVGEAGLSFESEEAAKAFAEKHGWDYTVRKRHTPLLKVKAYADNFKWKGPEKSEKTAADAANI, encoded by the exons ATGGCCCGATCTCTACGACAGGGCTTCAACATCGCCCGAGCGCACGTGCTATCGCGGCCGCGATGGGCGTCGTCGCAGTCTTCGGAGGCGCTGGTGGAGGTCAATGCCCCCGACTTTGGCATGATCTCCGGAATCCCCGAACAGCATCTCCGGCGAAGG GTTATAATCTATTCGCCTGCTCGAACTGCGAGCCAACAAGGTTCTGGGAAAGTCGGGAGatggaaaattaattttctttcaacGCAGAA GTGGGAAAACCCATTGATGGGATGGACATCTACAGGTGATCCCTACGCCAATGTTGGTGAAGCAGGACTGAGTTTTGAGAGTGAAGAAGCTGCAAAGGCATTTGCTGAGAAACATGGCTGGGATTATACG GTCAGGAAGCGTCACACCCCACTTTTGAAG GTCAAGGCTTATGCAGACAACTTCAAGTGGAAGGGCCCTGAAAAGAGTGAGAAGACCGCAGCTGATGCTGCGAACATCTGA
- the LOC137717788 gene encoding uncharacterized protein, giving the protein MADTKLKRPQSVPANYVTLNDLKERWLRDQERQQEEERRQEEKKRREEEEKRRREGREQREEELRQRKLREEEAKQKRQNAIVRNLETGSKPRYGGNRGQLRPVNRSVSEFGGAEVEGKGSEEEKPKKNAVVKRAETDDKPRNRENREEFRPVYRSVSECEDIELEGKRGEVGEPKENVVVRRTATGKNSRNGSDRAQFRTVNRVGLAPLLAGERSEEAEAKQNAVVGRTGTGNIPRNRSDRAQFWPVNRSVSEREGKRSEEEKPKHYAVVKRAETDDKPRNRGNREDFPPVNLNVLECEHAELEGKKSEEGEPEEKGVFRTGTGNNPRDRAQFRTVNRVGLAPLLEGKRSEEEEAKQNAVFQRTGTSNNPRNRSDRAQFRPVNRSVPERDGTVLEGKRSEEEKPKQNAVVKRAETTDRPRNRGNREEFRPINRNVSECEDAELEGKRSEEGEPEENDVVRRTGAGNNPRNRSDRAQFRTVNQVGRAPLLEGKRSEEEEAKQNAVVQRIGTGNNPRNRSDRAQFRPVNQSVPERDETVLEGKRSEEEKPKQNAVVKRTETAERPRNRGNREEFRPINRNVSECEDAELEEKRSEEGQPKENGVIRRTGRGNNPRNWSDRAQFRTVNQVGRAPLLEGKRSEEEEVKQNAVVQRTGTGNNPRNRSDWAPSLEAKRSDEEELKQNTIVGRTEIANKPRNRSDQGQFRPVNQGVSELEVTELEGKKSEEPEEEKKWKKKKKKKKRKGDRKSKKKAREEEEVTEKEGGVDEPPVSGEKENYQATGKEEKGVGIEIETEIRAKSENVVLAEEIVPKFEGLSVDGEAGNGDDKLRRWSGADRRGNGELRDYDKRVGRFHLQRQRGSGFRLWVKKGEVGDSNGGGVQSLEGSDAVSGPSGTSLNASSLKLAGKTSKNYPTQRWRSSCEPNLSR; this is encoded by the exons ATGGCGGACACCAAATTGAAGAGGCCCCAATCTGTGCCCGCCAACTACGTCACCCTCAACGACCTTAAAGAGCGCTGGCTCAGAGACCAGGAACGACAGCAGGAGGAAGAACGACGGCAAGAGGAGAAGAAACGACGGGAAGAGGAGGAGAAACGGCGACGAGAGGGGAGGGAACAGCGAGAAGAAGAGCTCCGGCAGCGGAAGCTCCGAGAAGAAGAGGCGAAGCAGAAGAGGCAAAACGCCATCGTTCGGAACCTGGAAACCGGTTCCAAGCCTAGGTATGGTGGTAATCGGGGACAGCTTCGGCCAGTTAATCGGAGTGTTTCGGAGTTCGGTGGGGCTGAGGTGGAGGGGAAAGGAAGCGAGGAAGAAAAGCCGAAGAAAAACGCTGTCGTTAAGAGAGCCGAAACCGATGACAAGCCGAGGAATCGCGAGAATCGGGAAGAGTTTCGGCCGGTTTATCGGAGTGTTTCGGAATGCGAGGATATTGAGCTGGAGGGAAAAAGAGGCGAGGTAGGAGAACCGAAGGAAAACGTCGTCGTTCGGAGAACCGCAACGGGTAAAAATTCGAGAAATGGGAGTGACCGGGCACAGTTTCGGACGGTAAATCGGGTTGGTCTGGCACCCTTGCTGGCGGGGGAAAGAAGTGAGGAAGCAGAGGCAAAGCAAAACGCCGTCGTTGGAAGAACCGGAACCGGTAACATTCCGAGAAATCGGAGTGATCGGGCACAGTTTTGGCCAGTTAATCGGAGTGTTTCTGAGCGGGAGGGGAAAAGAAGCGAGGAAGAAAAGCCGAAGCATTACGCGGTCGTTAAGAGAGCCGAAACCGATGACAAGCCGAGGAATCGTGGTAATCGGGAAGACTTTCCGCCGGTTAATCTGAATGTTCTGGAATGCGAGCATGCTGAGCTGGAAGGGAAAAAAAGCGAGGAAGGAGAGCCGGAGGAAAAAGGCGTCTTCCGAACCGGAACCGGTAACAATCCGAGAGATCGGGCACAGTTTCGGACGGTGAATCGGGTTGGTCTGGCACCCTTGCTGGAGGGGAAAAGAAGCGAGGAAGAAGAGGCGAAGCAGAACGCCGTCTTTCAAAGAACCGGAACTAGTAACAATCCGAGAAATCGGAGTGATCGGGCACAGTTTCGGCCAGTTAATCGGAGTGTTCCGGAGCGCGATGGGACTGTGCTGGAGGGGAAAAGAAGCGAGGAAGAAAAGCCGAAGCAAAACGCTGTGGTTAAGAGAGCTGAAACCACCGACAGACCGAGGAATCGCGGTAATCGGGAAGAGTTTCGGCCGATTAATAGGAATGTTTCGGAATGTGAAGATGCTGAGCTGGAGGGAAAAAGAAGCGAGGAAGGAGAGCCGGAGGAAAACGACGTCGTTCGGAGAACCGGAGCGGGTAACAATCCTAGAAATCGGAGTGATCGGGCGCAGTTTCGGACGGTGAATCAGGTTGGTCGGGCACCCTTGCTGGAGGGAAAGAGAAGCGAGGAGGAAGAGGCGAAGCAAAACGCCGTCGTTCAAAGAATCGGAACCGGTAACAATCCGAGAAATCGGAGTGATCGGGCACAGTTTCGGCCAGTTAATCAGAGTGTTCCGGAGCGCGATGAGACTGTGCTGGAGGGGAAAAGAAGCGAGGAAGAAAAGCCGAAGCAAAACGCTGTGGTTAAGAGAACCGAAACCGCTGAAAGACCGAGGAATCGCGGTAATCGGGAAGAGTTTCGGCCGATTAATAGGAATGTTTCGGAATGTGAAGATGCTGAGCTGGAGGAAAAAAGAAGCGAGGAAGGACAGCCGAAGGAAAACGGCGTCATTCGGAGAACCGGAAGGGGTAACAATCCGAGAAATTGGAGTGATCGGGCGCAGTTTCGGACGGTGAATCAGGTTGGTCGGGCACCCTTGCTGGAGGGGAAGAGAAGCGAGGAGGAAGAGGTGAAGCAAAACGCCGTCGTTCAAAGAACCGGAACTGGTAACAATCCCAGAAATCGGAGTGATTGGGCACCCTCGCTAGAGGCTAAAAGAAGCGACGAAGAAGAGCTGAAGCAAAACACCATAGTTGGAAGAACCGAAATTGCTAACAAGCCGAGGAATCGGAGTGATCAGGGGCAGTTTCGCCCAGTTAATCAGGGTGTTTCAGAGCTCGAGGTTACTGAGCTGGAGGGGAAGAAAAGCGAGGAAccagaggaggagaagaaatggaagaagaagaagaagaagaagaagaggaagggtgACAGAAAGTCGAAGAAGAAAGCTAGGGAAGAGGAGGAGGTGACTGAGAAGGAAGGTGGAGTGGACGAGCCTCCGGTGAGTGGTGAGAAGGAAAACTATCAGGCGActggaaaggaagaaaagggagttggaattgaaattgaaacTGAAATTAGGGCAAAGAGCGAGAATGTGGTTCTGGCGGAGGAAATTGTACCGAAATTTGAGGGTTTATCGGTGGATGGTGAGGCTGGTAATGGGGATGATAAGTTGAGGAGATGGAGTGGAGCTGATCGCCGTGGTAACGGTGAATTAAGGGATTATGATAAGAGGGTAGGCCGCTTCCATTTACAGAGACAGAGAGGTTCTGGGTTTAGGCTTTGGGTTAAGAAAGGCGAGGTTGGTGACAGCAATGGCGGTGGGGTTCAGAGCTTGGAGGGCAGTGATGCTGTTTCTG GTCCGAGTGGAACATCTTTGAATGCAAGTTCACTCAAGTTGGCTGGGAAGACGAGCAAGAATTATCCAACACAGAGGTGGCGAAGCAGCTGTGAACCAAACTTGTCACGCTGA